From the genome of Methanobrevibacter smithii ATCC 35061, one region includes:
- a CDS encoding GTP-dependent dephospho-CoA kinase family protein has translation MLRLDAELNKDTISKLKKPLGKLYPHFEDAIEEIKSSEFLISVGDATFNNLTKYELYPDIGIIDNLIQRKNHNHEVIKAENILKAKNPAGTITDDLWETIGQAMKLSGDGNCHVIEVDGEEDLAVLPCILMASDETTILYGQPNEGLVLLKVCDAKDYAQNLIDTFIKE, from the coding sequence GTGTTACGTTTAGATGCAGAATTAAATAAGGATACTATTTCAAAGCTTAAAAAACCGTTAGGTAAATTATATCCTCACTTTGAAGATGCTATTGAAGAAATTAAATCTTCTGAGTTTTTAATTTCTGTTGGTGATGCAACTTTTAATAATCTTACCAAATATGAATTATATCCTGACATTGGTATAATTGATAATTTAATTCAAAGAAAAAATCATAATCATGAAGTTATCAAGGCAGAAAATATTTTAAAAGCTAAAAACCCTGCAGGGACCATTACAGATGATCTATGGGAAACCATAGGCCAAGCTATGAAGTTATCTGGTGATGGAAATTGTCATGTAATTGAAGTAGACGGGGAAGAAGATCTTGCAGTTCTTCCTTGCATCTTAATGGCTAGTGATGAGACTACTATCTTGTACGGTCAACCAAATGAAGGTTTGGTACTTTTAAAAGTTTGTGATGCTAAAGATTATGCTCAAAATCTTATTGATACCTTTATTAAAGAATAA
- a CDS encoding rubredoxin, with the protein MAYVCKVCGYVYEGDDFEDLPDDWVCPLCGVGKDQFEEQ; encoded by the coding sequence ATGGCTTATGTATGTAAAGTATGTGGATATGTTTACGAAGGCGACGATTTTGAAGACTTACCTGATGACTGGGTATGTCCTCTTTGTGGTGTAGGAAAAGACCAATTTGAAGAACAATAA
- a CDS encoding rubredoxin, whose protein sequence is MSKWKCSVCGYIYDSEKGIPEKGIEAGTEFEDLPDDFKCPRCGAGKALFKQL, encoded by the coding sequence ATGTCTAAATGGAAATGTAGTGTATGTGGATATATTTACGACAGTGAAAAAGGCATACCAGAAAAAGGCATTGAAGCAGGTACAGAATTTGAAGATTTACCTGATGACTTTAAATGCCCAAGATGTGGTGCCGGCAAAGCTTTGTTTAAACAGTTGTAG
- a CDS encoding inorganic diphosphatase, with protein sequence MNLWSEIESGSDIPDVVTAVIEVPKGSRNKYEYDKEREAFMLDRVLYSPVVYPADYGFIPKSTYDDGDPMDILVLMEQPTFPGCLIEARPIGIMGMIDGGDKDYKILAVPEDDPRFSDVQDISDVPSHLLKEIEHFFSVYKNLEGKVVETKGWEGKESAKKELLRSLEMYKEKYE encoded by the coding sequence GTGAATTTATGGAGTGAAATTGAATCAGGTTCTGATATTCCTGATGTTGTAACAGCAGTTATTGAAGTGCCTAAAGGTTCAAGAAATAAATACGAATATGATAAGGAAAGAGAAGCTTTCATGTTAGATAGAGTATTGTACTCTCCTGTTGTTTATCCGGCAGATTACGGTTTTATACCTAAATCTACATATGATGACGGCGACCCTATGGATATTCTTGTTCTTATGGAACAACCTACATTCCCAGGATGTCTTATTGAAGCAAGACCTATTGGAATTATGGGTATGATTGACGGTGGAGACAAAGATTACAAAATCTTAGCTGTACCTGAAGACGATCCACGTTTCAGTGATGTTCAAGACATCAGTGATGTTCCATCTCATTTATTAAAAGAAATTGAACACTTTTTCTCAGTTTATAAAAATCTTGAAGGAAAAGTTGTTGAAACTAAAGGCTGGGAAGGTAAAGAGTCAGCTAAAAAAGAACTTTTAAGATCTTTAGAAATGTATAAAGAAAAATACGAATAG
- a CDS encoding translation initiation factor IF-2 subunit gamma translates to MNIQSDVNIGLVGHVDHGKTTLTKALSGIWTDTHSEETKRGISIRLGYADIEFRKCPDCDEPMCYTTSKTCENCGSETELVRKVSFVDAPGHETLMATMLSGAAIMDGAVLVIAANEYCPQPQTKEHLMALDVIGVKDVIVVQNKIDIVSKERAIESYHEIKEFVKGTCAEDAPIIPVSAQQGANMDILIEAMLKRIQPPERSLDKTPLMHVARSFDINKPGSGAAKIKGGVIGGTLVQGTFKLGDTIEIRPGITNNNKRITLKSEIIGLEANGKDVEEIGPGGLIGVATKLDPSLTKADSLSGSVAGAVDTLPDVLDSFTMEAHLLDRVVGTKEERDVAPIKLKEPLMINCGTTTTIGVVTSTKKKNIEVALKLPVCASPGTRVALSRRVGARWRLIGYGIII, encoded by the coding sequence GTGAACATACAGTCAGATGTAAACATAGGTTTAGTTGGTCATGTGGATCACGGTAAGACTACTCTTACCAAAGCATTATCAGGAATATGGACTGATACTCACAGTGAAGAAACAAAAAGAGGTATTTCAATTCGTTTAGGTTATGCAGACATTGAATTCAGAAAATGTCCAGATTGTGATGAACCTATGTGTTATACTACTTCTAAAACTTGTGAAAACTGTGGAAGCGAGACAGAATTAGTTAGAAAAGTATCATTTGTTGATGCTCCAGGTCACGAAACCTTAATGGCGACTATGTTATCTGGTGCTGCAATAATGGATGGTGCAGTTTTAGTAATTGCTGCAAATGAATATTGCCCACAACCACAAACTAAAGAACACTTAATGGCTCTTGATGTTATTGGTGTTAAAGATGTTATTGTAGTTCAAAATAAAATTGATATTGTTTCAAAAGAAAGAGCTATTGAAAGTTATCATGAAATTAAAGAATTTGTAAAAGGTACTTGTGCAGAAGATGCTCCAATTATACCTGTATCTGCTCAGCAAGGAGCAAATATGGATATTTTAATTGAAGCTATGCTTAAAAGAATCCAACCGCCAGAAAGAAGTTTGGATAAAACTCCTTTAATGCATGTTGCAAGATCTTTTGATATTAACAAACCTGGTTCCGGCGCTGCTAAAATCAAAGGTGGAGTTATTGGCGGAACTTTAGTTCAGGGTACTTTTAAGCTTGGAGACACTATTGAAATAAGGCCGGGAATTACAAATAACAATAAAAGAATAACCTTGAAATCCGAAATTATTGGTCTTGAAGCTAATGGAAAAGACGTTGAAGAAATAGGTCCCGGAGGACTTATTGGTGTAGCTACAAAATTAGACCCTTCATTAACTAAAGCTGATTCATTATCAGGTTCTGTTGCTGGAGCAGTAGATACATTACCTGATGTTTTAGATAGTTTTACAATGGAAGCACATTTACTTGACAGAGTAGTAGGTACAAAAGAAGAACGTGATGTAGCTCCAATTAAACTTAAAGAACCTTTAATGATTAATTGTGGTACTACAACAACTATTGGTGTTGTTACTTCTACTAAGAAAAAGAATATTGAAGTTGCTCTTAAATTGCCTGTTTGTGCCAGTCCCGGAACTAGGGTAGCTTTAAGCCGTAGAGTGGGAGCTCGTTGGAGATTAATTGGTTATGGAATTATTATATAG
- a CDS encoding 30S ribosomal protein S24e, translating into MEIDIFEDKENKVFNRREIKFYVEYEGEATPKITDIKSKLVALLNSKKESTVVDNVQPHYGEPKALGYAKVYETVEDLEYIETKSVIAKNTEASEEAEEDEE; encoded by the coding sequence ATGGAAATTGATATTTTTGAAGATAAGGAAAATAAAGTTTTTAACAGAAGAGAAATAAAATTCTATGTTGAATATGAAGGAGAAGCTACTCCAAAAATTACCGATATCAAAAGTAAATTAGTAGCTTTATTAAATTCTAAAAAAGAATCTACTGTTGTAGATAATGTACAACCTCACTACGGTGAACCTAAAGCATTAGGTTATGCTAAAGTTTACGAAACTGTAGAAGATTTAGAATACATTGAAACTAAAAGTGTAATAGCTAAAAATACTGAAGCTTCTGAAGAAGCTGAAGAAGACGAAGAATAA
- a CDS encoding eL43 family ribosomal protein, with protein MNMLFKICPRCGSKKVKWIIPQNWSTWECYDCDYTGPIIEGNEELSEEIREAYLESQKHPQENTDEDEELEKD; from the coding sequence ATGAATATGTTATTTAAAATCTGCCCACGTTGTGGATCAAAAAAAGTAAAATGGATTATTCCTCAAAACTGGTCAACCTGGGAATGCTATGACTGTGATTACACAGGTCCGATTATAGAAGGTAATGAGGAGTTATCTGAGGAAATACGTGAAGCCTATCTTGAATCACAAAAACATCCTCAAGAAAACACAGATGAAGATGAAGAATTGGAAAAGGATTAA
- a CDS encoding DNA-directed RNA polymerase, producing the protein MTKIEDTVRIPPYRFDDPLEEVAIQTLNDTYNGRLDKKLGLLICVNEIEEIGEGRLIMGDGASYHNVVFNAIFFKPEQQEVIDGEVIEIAEFGAFVRIGPMDGLVHVSQVTDDYINYDSKRGALLAKESNKTLDEGDLVRTRIVAISLKDNSTKNTKIGLTMRQNNLGRFEWIEEAKNKNKKAKS; encoded by the coding sequence ATGACTAAAATTGAGGATACTGTAAGAATACCACCTTATAGATTTGATGATCCTCTTGAAGAGGTAGCTATTCAAACTTTAAATGATACATATAACGGCCGTTTAGATAAAAAATTAGGTTTACTTATTTGTGTTAATGAAATTGAAGAAATTGGTGAAGGTAGACTCATCATGGGAGATGGAGCTTCTTACCATAATGTTGTGTTTAATGCAATATTCTTCAAACCTGAACAGCAAGAAGTTATTGATGGTGAAGTAATAGAAATAGCTGAATTTGGTGCTTTTGTCAGAATTGGACCTATGGACGGTTTGGTTCATGTTTCCCAAGTCACTGATGATTATATTAATTACGATTCTAAAAGAGGAGCACTCCTTGCAAAAGAATCTAATAAAACTTTAGATGAAGGAGATTTAGTTAGAACAAGAATTGTAGCTATCAGTCTTAAAGATAACTCTACCAAAAATACTAAAATAGGTCTTACCATGAGACAAAATAATTTAGGTAGATTTGAATGGATTGAAGAAGCTAAAAATAAAAATAAGAAGGCTAAATCATGA
- a CDS encoding 30S ribosomal protein S6e: protein MAFKVVVSQKEVTHQIEVEDGKALNGLVIGDEFDGGIVGLDGYTLKVTGGADKNGFTMKKDVPGTRRIKSLLSGGIGYHPKSDGVKRRKTVRGNTIADDIVQVNTVVVSAGSKAIADILGVGDEEEEE from the coding sequence ATGGCATTCAAAGTAGTTGTATCTCAAAAAGAGGTAACTCATCAAATTGAAGTTGAAGATGGCAAAGCTCTTAACGGTTTAGTTATTGGAGATGAATTTGATGGTGGAATCGTTGGTTTAGACGGTTACACTTTAAAAGTAACTGGTGGTGCTGATAAAAATGGATTTACCATGAAAAAAGATGTACCAGGTACTAGAAGAATCAAAAGTTTATTAAGTGGTGGTATTGGTTATCATCCTAAATCTGACGGTGTAAAAAGGAGAAAAACCGTAAGAGGAAATACCATTGCTGATGATATCGTACAAGTTAACACTGTTGTTGTTTCAGCTGGAAGTAAAGCTATAGCTGATATTCTTGGTGTTGGCGATGAAGAGGAAGAAGAATAG
- a CDS encoding YigZ family protein codes for MKTIEKAVQSEINIKKSQFICSLFPTKSKKESKEIIQKLNQQYHDATHNCTAYITNDGEGYDDNGEPGGTAGKPMINALRKNDLHNVTAVVTRYFGGIKLGAGGLVRAYSKSVLEAIEASEIIEVEYYDVYNITFDYSDLKDIEREIRNSKLTIIQKDFGEKISYDLVSKNNKNIKEIFEKFHNKIKVNFKNKQVLKKIK; via the coding sequence AAAAGCTGTTCAAAGTGAAATAAATATTAAAAAATCCCAGTTTATCTGCTCTTTATTTCCAACCAAAAGCAAAAAGGAAAGCAAAGAGATTATTCAGAAGTTAAATCAGCAGTATCATGATGCCACCCATAACTGTACAGCATATATTACAAATGACGGTGAGGGATATGACGACAACGGCGAACCTGGCGGAACTGCAGGCAAACCTATGATTAATGCATTAAGGAAAAATGATTTGCATAATGTTACAGCAGTTGTTACAAGATATTTTGGAGGAATCAAACTTGGAGCTGGAGGTTTGGTTCGTGCATACAGCAAATCAGTTCTTGAAGCTATTGAAGCTAGTGAAATAATTGAAGTTGAATATTATGATGTTTACAATATTACATTTGATTATTCTGATTTAAAGGATATTGAAAGAGAAATCAGAAACAGCAAATTAACAATCATTCAAAAAGATTTTGGTGAAAAAATTAGCTATGATTTAGTTTCCAAAAACAATAAGAATATAAAAGAAATATTTGAAAAATTCCACAATAAGATTAAGGTTAATTTTAAAAATAAGCAGGTTTTAAAAAAGATAAAATGA
- a CDS encoding acyltransferase, with translation MVKFLGGLGDNRVKNVETPTFLPEDNIRFGVEYSPDSRPPVIGRNHTIRSNSIIYNDVVIGDNFRTGHNVVIRENTNIGDDVLIGTNTVIEGEVIIGNDVSIQSNVYIPTNSVIEDNVFIGPCACFTNDKYPVRINYELQGPKIRRGASIGGNTTFLSNVEIGEGSIVAAGAIVIHSVPPFYLAIGTPARIKPLPDHLKVPNKL, from the coding sequence ATGGTTAAGTTTTTAGGAGGATTGGGTGATAATCGAGTAAAAAATGTAGAAACACCTACCTTTCTACCTGAGGACAATATAAGATTCGGTGTAGAATATTCTCCGGACTCCAGACCTCCGGTTATTGGAAGAAATCATACAATTCGTTCCAATTCAATTATCTATAATGATGTTGTAATTGGGGATAATTTCAGAACAGGTCATAATGTTGTTATTCGTGAGAATACAAATATTGGGGATGATGTTTTAATCGGAACAAACACTGTAATTGAAGGTGAGGTTATAATCGGAAATGACGTCAGCATTCAGTCTAATGTTTATATTCCTACCAATTCAGTAATTGAAGATAATGTTTTTATCGGACCTTGTGCCTGTTTTACTAATGATAAGTATCCTGTAAGAATTAATTATGAATTGCAGGGGCCTAAAATAAGAAGGGGAGCTTCTATTGGTGGCAACACTACATTTTTATCCAATGTTGAAATCGGTGAGGGATCTATTGTAGCTGCAGGAGCCATTGTTATTCACAGTGTTCCTCCGTTTTATTTGGCTATTGGAACTCCTGCAAGAATCAAGCCTCTTCCTGACCATTTGAAAGTTCCAAACAAATTATAG
- a CDS encoding type II toxin-antitoxin system VapC family toxin — protein MESKEVVIDTNFFMVPFQFNVDIIDELEKALPSYKLTTPIFVINELKGLKRNNKGKIRLNADLALKLANSSNIEIKDISLENNETVDDALLRVSEVLATNDIELKKRARKKGITVAYLRQKKYIAIDGKI, from the coding sequence ATGGAGTCTAAAGAAGTTGTGATTGATACCAATTTTTTTATGGTTCCTTTTCAATTTAACGTCGATATAATCGATGAACTTGAAAAAGCACTGCCTTCATATAAGTTAACTACTCCGATCTTTGTTATTAATGAATTGAAAGGTTTAAAAAGAAATAATAAAGGTAAAATTAGGCTAAATGCAGATTTAGCTCTAAAGTTAGCTAATTCTTCCAACATTGAAATAAAGGATATTTCATTAGAAAATAATGAAACTGTGGATGATGCGTTACTTAGAGTTTCAGAAGTTTTAGCTACAAACGATATTGAATTAAAAAAACGTGCTAGAAAGAAAGGTATAACAGTAGCATATCTAAGACAGAAAAAGTATATAGCTATTGATGGAAAAATATAA
- the spt4 gene encoding transcription elongation factor subunit Spt4 — protein sequence MNACTVCKYITNKERCPVCGNPTSDNWSGLLIITKPEESELANELNIDLAGEYCLRVR from the coding sequence ATGAATGCATGTACAGTTTGTAAATATATTACTAATAAAGAACGTTGTCCAGTCTGCGGTAACCCAACTTCAGATAACTGGAGCGGTCTTTTAATAATTACAAAACCTGAAGAATCTGAGTTAGCTAATGAATTAAATATAGATTTAGCTGGCGAATATTGTTTAAGAGTAAGGTAG
- the infB gene encoding translation initiation factor IF-2, with amino-acid sequence MKIRSPIVSVLGHVDHGKTTLLDYIRGSTIAAKEAGGITQHIGATEIPNDTIENICGDFISKLAIKDLIPGLFFIDTPGHAAFTSLRKRGGALADLAVLILDVNDGFKPQTYEALNILKMYKTPFIVVANKIDRLFGWEVHEGASFRETFSNQAKSVQQDLDNKIYEIVGELHKEGFQSERFDRVSNFASQISIIPISAKTGEGVIEVLAMLLGLAQEYLTEQLEIDENAPAKGTVLEIKEETGLGVTLDAIIYDGVLRTNDEIALMLSSEDVLVTKIRSILRPLPLEEMRDSKKKFRKLDEVVAAAGIKVAAPHLDDVVSGSPLRVLSEDTDVEQEILNEIDNITIDTEDEGILVKADTIGSLEAVVKLLREMDIPIRAADIGDVNRRDIINSSIAYDENELHGAIIAFNVDVHPNSEEDLNNSEVKLFSGDVIYQILEEYEEWVKQKQEDKKKSFYDAIIKPAKFVSLPKLVFRQSKPAIIGIESLSGTLKQGQQLINKDGHVVGSIASMEDKGETLPDISRGQRVAMAIKDAIVGKDFEEGDELYVDIPEKHYKYIEREFKDKLTEDEFETLYEFLEIKRKQDSDWGSFGLFE; translated from the coding sequence ATGAAAATCAGATCCCCAATTGTATCAGTTTTAGGACATGTAGACCACGGTAAGACCACTTTATTGGATTATATTAGAGGAAGTACTATTGCAGCTAAGGAAGCTGGAGGTATTACTCAGCATATTGGTGCTACTGAGATTCCTAATGATACCATTGAAAATATCTGTGGAGATTTCATATCCAAATTAGCTATTAAAGATTTAATTCCTGGTTTGTTTTTCATTGATACTCCTGGACATGCCGCATTTACTAGTTTAAGAAAACGTGGTGGTGCATTAGCTGATTTGGCTGTATTGATTTTAGATGTTAATGACGGATTTAAGCCACAGACTTATGAAGCATTAAACATTCTTAAAATGTATAAAACTCCATTTATTGTTGTAGCTAATAAAATCGATAGGCTTTTTGGTTGGGAAGTTCATGAAGGTGCCTCTTTTAGGGAAACATTTTCCAATCAGGCTAAAAGTGTTCAGCAGGATTTGGACAATAAGATTTATGAAATTGTCGGTGAACTTCACAAGGAAGGATTCCAGTCTGAAAGATTTGACAGAGTAAGCAATTTTGCTTCCCAGATTAGTATTATTCCGATTAGTGCTAAAACTGGTGAAGGAGTTATAGAAGTTTTAGCTATGCTTTTAGGGCTTGCTCAAGAATATTTAACTGAACAACTTGAAATCGATGAAAATGCTCCAGCTAAAGGTACAGTTTTAGAAATTAAGGAAGAAACTGGTTTGGGAGTTACTCTTGATGCTATTATTTATGATGGTGTTTTAAGAACCAATGATGAAATAGCTTTAATGTTATCTTCAGAAGATGTATTGGTAACTAAAATTAGATCTATTTTAAGACCTCTTCCTCTTGAGGAAATGAGGGATTCTAAAAAGAAATTTAGAAAATTAGATGAAGTTGTTGCAGCGGCAGGTATTAAAGTAGCTGCACCTCATTTAGATGATGTTGTTTCAGGTTCTCCTCTTAGAGTTTTAAGTGAAGATACTGATGTTGAACAGGAGATTTTAAATGAAATTGACAACATTACTATTGATACAGAAGATGAAGGTATTTTAGTTAAAGCAGATACTATTGGTTCACTGGAAGCTGTTGTTAAGCTATTAAGGGAAATGGATATTCCAATTCGTGCAGCTGATATCGGTGATGTAAATCGTAGGGATATTATTAATTCTTCAATTGCTTATGATGAAAATGAACTTCACGGAGCAATTATTGCTTTTAATGTGGATGTTCATCCAAATTCTGAAGAAGATCTTAATAATTCTGAAGTCAAGCTCTTTTCAGGAGATGTAATTTATCAGATTCTTGAAGAGTATGAGGAATGGGTCAAGCAAAAGCAAGAAGATAAGAAAAAGTCATTTTATGATGCTATAATTAAACCTGCAAAATTTGTTTCACTTCCAAAATTAGTGTTCCGTCAAAGTAAACCTGCTATTATCGGTATTGAATCTTTAAGCGGAACTCTTAAACAAGGTCAACAATTGATTAATAAAGATGGGCATGTTGTTGGTTCAATAGCTAGTATGGAAGATAAGGGTGAAACATTACCTGATATTTCCAGAGGTCAAAGGGTAGCTATGGCTATTAAAGATGCTATAGTTGGAAAAGACTTTGAAGAGGGAGACGAGTTATATGTTGATATTCCTGAAAAACATTACAAATACATTGAAAGGGAATTTAAGGATAAATTGACTGAAGATGAATTTGAAACCTTATATGAGTTTTTGGAAATTAAACGTAAGCAGGATTCTGATTGGGGAAGTTTTGGTCTTTTTGAATAA
- a CDS encoding ATPase, translated as MKNLYTKEKLTEEINQVRKQIGHEELEIHIEDIYYNEKENELWIITQDRPDKSAIIGKGGWVVGKLREKLKINSIHVESYGDYLTKEYKLKLSKKTLDEFNSDLTGIQNLKKILSSKLENIYSFDYNSYFESNVFKESEKTEAVVALSGGVDSSFSLILAKYLGFNPTAVTIDPGTIILPNQYKRNIKKLTDQLNAGHEYIKADYSEIIRESLNGRFHPCGRCSKHTEELINQYAINNNIPIVIFGDMLSTGTQCITPQEKGLYRLNLPASLAVGKQENKSLTQQFDLQSFSGFGCPLLYEVHRKYPYLKKYSIQRILRETRSSALEVGEALDLIWSFYNTKD; from the coding sequence GTGAAAAACTTGTATACTAAAGAAAAACTGACAGAAGAAATAAATCAGGTAAGAAAACAGATAGGTCATGAAGAGCTTGAAATCCATATTGAAGACATTTACTACAACGAAAAGGAAAACGAATTATGGATAATAACCCAGGACAGACCTGACAAATCTGCAATTATCGGAAAAGGCGGATGGGTAGTTGGAAAGCTAAGAGAAAAATTAAAAATAAACAGCATCCATGTGGAAAGCTACGGAGATTACCTGACCAAGGAATACAAACTTAAACTTTCCAAAAAAACATTGGATGAATTTAACTCTGATTTAACAGGAATCCAGAACCTGAAAAAAATTCTAAGCTCCAAATTAGAAAACATCTACAGCTTTGACTATAACAGCTATTTTGAAAGCAATGTATTTAAAGAATCTGAAAAAACAGAAGCAGTAGTTGCCCTGTCCGGTGGAGTTGACAGCAGTTTTTCATTAATTTTAGCAAAATACCTGGGATTCAATCCCACAGCGGTTACAATTGATCCGGGAACTATTATTTTACCAAATCAGTATAAAAGAAACATCAAAAAATTAACTGACCAGCTGAATGCAGGTCATGAATATATAAAAGCAGATTACAGTGAAATAATCAGGGAATCCCTAAACGGAAGATTCCATCCCTGCGGAAGATGCTCCAAACATACTGAAGAACTAATAAATCAATATGCAATAAACAATAATATCCCAATAGTCATATTTGGAGATATGCTCTCAACAGGAACACAATGCATAACCCCGCAGGAAAAAGGCCTGTACCGCCTTAACTTACCTGCAAGTTTAGCTGTTGGAAAACAGGAAAACAAATCCCTAACACAGCAATTTGATTTGCAGTCATTTAGCGGATTCGGATGCCCTCTGTTATACGAAGTCCATAGAAAATACCCATATTTAAAAAAATACTCCATTCAAAGAATATTACGGGAAACAAGGTCTTCAGCTCTGGAAGTAGGGGAAGCTCTTGATTTGATATGGAGTTTCTACAATACAAAAGATTAA
- the argH gene encoding argininosuccinate lyase: MNLRSGRLKTEMTDEAAEYTSSLEFDKIIFEADIKTNFAHTLMLKEENIIDDEIADNILGALDQLKEDGYNELVFDPSVEDIHMAIENYVTDKIGPTAGFMHTAKSRNDQVATDVRLVLRDKITETQIGILEFMEGLVEKAGEHLETVFIGYTHLQHAQPITIAHHLMAHVQALKRDYERLEDTYKRVNLNPLGSAAMTTTSFPINRQLTTDLLGFDAYLENSMDGVSSRDFISETVFDLSALCTTLSKICEELILWSTYEFGIIEMADEYSSTSSIMPQKKNPDVAELARAKSTIVNGELVTILTILKAIPYTYNRDLQEITPHLWNAVKVTQDTLSIVTKMLLSVKFKEDRCLELAGTNFATATDLADIMVREKQIPFRTAHKIVGRIVNEATASGLKEADITSEYIDDIASELGFEKLGLEDDLVQKALNPLENVKMRTVPGGPSPAMVEIARDNIKEFLNEEFEKKGI, encoded by the coding sequence GTGAATTTAAGAAGTGGTAGACTTAAAACAGAAATGACTGATGAAGCCGCTGAATATACTTCATCACTTGAATTTGATAAAATTATTTTTGAAGCTGATATTAAAACCAATTTTGCACATACTTTGATGTTAAAAGAAGAAAATATTATTGATGATGAAATAGCAGATAATATTTTAGGTGCTCTTGACCAGTTAAAAGAAGATGGCTATAATGAGCTTGTTTTCGACCCTTCTGTTGAAGATATTCACATGGCTATTGAAAATTATGTTACTGATAAAATAGGTCCAACTGCAGGTTTTATGCATACAGCCAAATCACGTAACGACCAGGTAGCTACTGATGTCAGACTGGTTCTTCGTGATAAAATTACCGAAACCCAAATCGGTATTTTGGAATTTATGGAAGGGCTGGTTGAAAAAGCAGGTGAGCATTTGGAAACTGTTTTTATAGGTTATACTCATCTTCAGCATGCACAGCCAATTACAATAGCTCATCATTTGATGGCTCATGTACAGGCACTTAAAAGAGATTATGAACGTTTGGAAGATACTTATAAACGTGTCAATTTAAATCCTTTAGGTTCAGCAGCTATGACTACAACCAGTTTCCCGATCAACAGACAGTTAACCACTGATTTGCTTGGTTTTGATGCTTATCTTGAAAACTCAATGGATGGTGTTTCTTCAAGGGATTTCATTTCAGAAACAGTTTTTGATTTATCTGCATTATGTACAACATTATCCAAAATCTGTGAAGAACTTATTTTATGGAGTACTTATGAATTCGGTATTATAGAAATGGCTGATGAATATTCATCTACATCATCTATTATGCCTCAAAAGAAAAATCCTGATGTTGCTGAACTTGCAAGAGCAAAATCAACAATTGTCAACGGTGAACTTGTAACTATTTTAACTATTTTAAAAGCAATTCCTTACACCTATAATAGAGACTTGCAGGAAATCACTCCTCACTTATGGAATGCAGTTAAAGTAACTCAAGACACTTTATCAATAGTTACAAAAATGTTGCTTTCTGTTAAATTTAAGGAAGACAGATGTTTGGAGTTAGCCGGAACTAATTTTGCTACAGCTACTGATTTGGCAGATATTATGGTTCGTGAAAAACAGATTCCATTTAGGACAGCTCATAAAATTGTAGGCAGAATAGTCAATGAAGCTACTGCCAGCGGATTAAAAGAAGCAGACATTACATCAGAATATATTGATGATATAGCTTCAGAACTTGGTTTTGAAAAATTAGGTCTTGAAGATGATTTGGTTCAGAAAGCTTTAAATCCTTTAGAAAATGTTAAAATGAGAACTGTTCCGGGTGGTCCTTCTCCTGCTATGGTTGAAATAGCTAGAGACAATATTAAAGAATTTTTAAATGAAGAATTTGAGAAAAAAGGAATTTAA
- a CDS encoding 30S ribosomal protein S27ae, with amino-acid sequence MVKKSDLYKVDGDKIERKNPVCPRCSDGVFMADHGNRYACGKCGYTEMKKD; translated from the coding sequence ATGGTAAAAAAATCTGATCTTTACAAAGTAGACGGAGATAAAATCGAAAGAAAAAACCCAGTTTGTCCTCGTTGTTCTGACGGTGTATTTATGGCTGATCATGGTAATAGATACGCATGCGGTAAATGTGGATACACTGAAATGAAAAAAGATTAA